Proteins encoded by one window of Halomonas sp. Bachu 37:
- a CDS encoding efflux RND transporter periplasmic adaptor subunit — protein MPAKFIRLVLGLLVLFTVVGCNQSQSQSPQQESVRPVKLITLDDASATLLRQFPARVEASTRSNLSFRMAGELLELNVEAGQRVEEGDVIARIDDRIARSELDSARSSLELAEATFERMRYTVERGAISQARFDEAKSELRAARSAYEQAEEQLEHTRLRAPYDGVIARVPVDNRQFVQVQETVAVIQQPGQLDVVFHLPEQIVRRMTPSSESSLPFADELAHEVRFSNDGAPYLAQLKSYTTQASEQSLAYEVTLTLPQPDDITLLDGMSANVRLNLGAWMSRDIGAVWRVPPEAVSYAADDPDQARVWRFEAPDSLEPVPVEVGTLTSQGLEVSGDLAAGDRLVSAGAHRLQKGMTVTPWEKERGL, from the coding sequence GTGCCCGCCAAATTCATTCGCCTAGTGTTGGGGCTATTGGTCCTGTTCACTGTGGTTGGCTGCAACCAGTCACAATCCCAGTCCCCGCAGCAAGAGTCGGTTCGACCGGTAAAACTGATCACCCTGGATGACGCCAGCGCCACCCTGCTGCGTCAGTTTCCGGCCCGGGTCGAAGCGTCCACCCGCAGCAATCTCTCGTTTCGCATGGCGGGGGAGCTGCTGGAACTCAACGTCGAAGCGGGCCAGCGTGTGGAAGAGGGTGACGTCATCGCCCGGATCGATGACCGTATCGCCCGCAGTGAACTCGATAGCGCCCGCTCCAGCCTGGAGCTGGCGGAGGCGACCTTTGAGCGCATGCGTTACACGGTCGAGCGCGGCGCCATCAGCCAGGCACGCTTTGACGAGGCGAAAAGCGAATTGCGCGCCGCTCGCTCTGCGTATGAGCAGGCCGAGGAACAGCTCGAACACACCCGCCTGCGTGCCCCCTACGATGGCGTGATCGCCCGCGTTCCCGTCGACAACCGGCAGTTCGTCCAGGTGCAGGAGACCGTGGCGGTGATTCAGCAGCCCGGTCAGCTCGATGTGGTCTTTCATCTGCCGGAACAGATCGTGCGGCGCATGACTCCCTCCAGCGAAAGTTCATTGCCGTTTGCCGATGAATTGGCCCATGAGGTGCGCTTCTCCAACGACGGCGCTCCCTACCTGGCCCAGCTCAAGTCCTATACCACTCAGGCCAGCGAACAGAGTCTGGCCTACGAAGTCACCTTGACCTTGCCGCAACCGGACGACATCACCTTGCTGGATGGCATGAGCGCCAATGTCCGCCTGAATCTGGGGGCCTGGATGTCACGGGACATCGGCGCGGTGTGGCGAGTCCCGCCCGAGGCGGTCAGCTACGCGGCGGACGACCCCGACCAGGCACGAGTATGGCGCTTCGAGGCACCCGACAGCCTCGAGCCGGTGCCCGTGGAAGTCGGCACTCTGACGTCGCAAGGGCTCGAGGTGAGCGGCGACCTGGCCGCGGGGGATCGCCTGGTGTCCGCCGGGGCACACCGCTTGCAGAAAGGAATGACAGTGACGCCATGGGAAAAGGAGCGGGGGCTCTGA
- a CDS encoding efflux RND transporter permease subunit, translating into MVDYFLRHRAVSWLMTVVLLVGGTLSFLGMGQLEFPEFTIRNALVTTQYPGATPQEVEQEVTSTLEESIQEMPSIKRISSVSSDGLSQITVELQSTVQNEELEQLWDSLRRKVGDVQDRLPPGASQSQVNDDFGDVFGLMVNLTGEGYSMTDLADHADFLKRELALVDGVEKVSLGGEHGERIYVEFDREQLRALNIPLPRLQQLLSTQNAVADGGHLKQDGRRFRITPTGSAADIEDLRELIVSEGGGELVRLSDIAEIRRELADRPQHLYRDMGRPALSLGVSFKSGVNVVDVGERLDQRLAELQERTPLGMELNVVYDQPQVVDESVSGFLLNLIQAVGIVIVVLMVFMGWRSGLLMGLILLITIVGTFMMMRIHGLQLEKISLGALIIALGMLVDNAIVITEGMLVGLKRGQSIRESAHQVISQNAWPLLAATLIAVAAFAPIGLSPDTTGEFIGSLFFVLLYSLLLSWVTALTLTPFFFAMFFRNVAMGDGDEDPYRGIVYRFFSRLIVFAIRMRWATLVLVTVILVSAGYGFTFVKNAFFPASNTPIFFVDYWMPEGTDILETQRRAGELEETVMAMDGVKHLTTTIGGGAQRFTLTYAPEDRYASYAQLIVETDDKQTQRERMADVEAALERNHPDVDYKIVPLEVGPAPKAKLEARFYGNDPEVLRRIGGQVEALFRDEPLITSVRQNWRNRVQAIEPVFLEDTARRLGVSREDLADTLALSTSGTRVGIYRDGSDLIPIVARAREAQRHDVDNFGSLNVWSEERGRYISADQVIERVTTNVSDPLILRRNRQRMLAVYGEPHPLSGMTAASVLERVRPQVEALELPPGYRLEWGGEYETSSEAQSGLFASLPLGLAIMFIITVVLFNNFRQPLAIWTLVPLTIIGVVGALLLSGLPFSFMALLGTLSLIGMVIKNAIVLVEEINVQLPQHEHRYHAVVRAAVSRVRPVAMAALTTMLGMIPLISDAFFASMAVALIGGLGVATLLTLVVLPVVYCVLYRIRVQQ; encoded by the coding sequence ATGGTCGATTACTTCCTACGCCACAGGGCCGTCAGCTGGTTGATGACGGTGGTGCTTCTGGTAGGCGGCACGCTCTCGTTTCTCGGCATGGGCCAGCTCGAATTTCCCGAATTCACCATCCGCAACGCTTTGGTGACGACGCAATATCCCGGCGCCACGCCCCAGGAAGTCGAGCAGGAGGTCACCTCGACCCTGGAGGAGTCGATCCAGGAGATGCCGTCGATCAAACGCATCAGCTCGGTCAGCTCCGACGGCCTGTCACAGATCACCGTGGAGCTGCAGAGTACCGTCCAGAACGAGGAACTCGAACAGCTGTGGGACTCGCTGCGGCGCAAGGTAGGGGATGTTCAGGATCGGTTGCCCCCTGGTGCCAGCCAGTCCCAGGTCAATGACGATTTCGGCGACGTGTTCGGCCTGATGGTCAATCTGACCGGCGAGGGCTACTCGATGACCGACCTTGCCGATCATGCGGATTTCCTCAAGCGCGAGCTGGCGCTGGTGGATGGCGTGGAAAAGGTTTCTCTGGGCGGTGAACACGGGGAGCGCATCTATGTCGAGTTCGATCGCGAGCAACTGCGAGCACTGAATATTCCGCTGCCCCGCTTGCAGCAGCTGCTCTCCACCCAGAATGCCGTCGCCGATGGCGGCCACCTCAAACAGGACGGACGGCGCTTTCGTATCACCCCGACCGGCAGTGCCGCCGATATCGAAGACCTGCGCGAGCTGATCGTCAGCGAAGGCGGCGGCGAGCTGGTTCGCTTGAGCGATATCGCCGAGATCCGCCGGGAGCTGGCCGATCGACCCCAGCACCTGTATCGCGACATGGGCCGGCCGGCACTGTCATTGGGTGTCTCCTTCAAGAGCGGTGTGAACGTCGTTGATGTGGGTGAACGGCTCGACCAGCGCTTGGCCGAGCTGCAGGAGCGCACTCCCCTGGGCATGGAGCTCAACGTGGTCTACGACCAGCCCCAGGTGGTCGATGAATCCGTGTCCGGCTTTCTGCTCAACCTGATCCAGGCGGTCGGCATCGTGATCGTGGTGCTGATGGTGTTCATGGGCTGGCGTAGCGGCCTGTTGATGGGGTTGATCCTGCTCATCACCATCGTCGGTACCTTCATGATGATGCGCATTCACGGGTTGCAGCTGGAAAAGATCTCGCTGGGCGCCCTGATCATTGCGCTCGGCATGCTCGTCGATAACGCCATCGTCATCACAGAAGGCATGCTGGTCGGCCTGAAGCGCGGCCAGTCGATACGCGAATCCGCCCACCAGGTGATCAGCCAGAATGCCTGGCCGCTGCTGGCTGCGACATTGATTGCGGTGGCGGCGTTCGCGCCAATCGGGCTATCGCCCGACACCACCGGCGAGTTCATCGGCTCGCTGTTCTTCGTGCTGCTCTATTCGCTGCTGTTGAGCTGGGTAACCGCGCTGACCCTGACCCCGTTCTTCTTCGCCATGTTCTTCCGGAACGTCGCCATGGGCGATGGCGACGAGGACCCCTATCGCGGGATCGTCTACCGCTTCTTCAGTCGCCTGATCGTCTTCGCCATTCGCATGCGCTGGGCCACGCTGGTGCTGGTGACGGTGATCCTGGTGAGTGCCGGCTACGGTTTCACCTTCGTCAAGAACGCCTTTTTCCCCGCCTCGAATACCCCCATCTTCTTTGTCGATTACTGGATGCCGGAAGGCACCGATATCCTGGAAACCCAGCGGCGTGCCGGGGAGCTGGAAGAGACGGTGATGGCAATGGACGGCGTGAAGCACCTGACCACCACGATCGGTGGTGGCGCGCAGCGCTTCACCCTGACTTATGCCCCGGAAGATCGCTACGCGAGCTATGCCCAACTGATCGTCGAAACCGACGACAAGCAGACGCAGCGCGAGCGCATGGCCGACGTCGAAGCGGCACTGGAGCGTAATCATCCCGATGTCGACTACAAGATCGTTCCACTGGAAGTCGGCCCGGCGCCCAAGGCCAAGCTGGAGGCGCGCTTCTACGGTAACGACCCCGAGGTATTGCGCCGCATTGGCGGCCAGGTCGAAGCGCTGTTCCGCGATGAGCCGCTGATCACCAGCGTACGTCAGAACTGGCGCAATCGGGTGCAGGCCATCGAACCGGTGTTTCTCGAGGATACCGCGCGGCGGCTCGGTGTCAGCCGCGAGGACCTGGCCGATACTCTGGCACTCAGCACCAGCGGGACGCGGGTAGGCATCTACCGCGACGGCAGCGACCTGATTCCGATCGTCGCCAGGGCCCGTGAAGCGCAACGCCACGACGTCGACAACTTCGGCTCCCTGAACGTCTGGAGCGAAGAGCGCGGACGCTACATCAGCGCCGACCAGGTCATCGAACGGGTTACTACCAACGTCTCCGATCCCTTGATCCTGCGCCGTAATCGCCAGCGCATGCTGGCGGTTTATGGCGAGCCGCACCCTCTGAGCGGCATGACCGCGGCGAGTGTGCTGGAACGGGTGCGCCCGCAAGTCGAAGCCCTTGAACTGCCGCCAGGCTATCGTCTGGAGTGGGGAGGCGAATACGAAACCTCGAGCGAGGCGCAAAGCGGACTGTTTGCCTCTCTGCCGCTGGGCCTGGCGATCATGTTCATCATCACCGTGGTGCTGTTCAATAACTTCCGCCAGCCGCTGGCCATCTGGACACTGGTACCGTTGACAATCATCGGGGTGGTCGGTGCCTTGTTGCTCAGTGGCCTGCCGTTCTCGTTCATGGCATTGCTCGGCACCCTGAGCTTGATCGGCATGGTGATCAAGAACGCCATCGTGCTGGTCGAGGAGATCAACGTGCAACTGCCCCAACATGAACATCGCTACCACGCCGTGGTACGCGCGGCGGTCAGCCGTGTGCGCCCGGTGGCGATGGCGGCGCTGACCACCATGCTGGGCATGATCCCGCTGATCAGCGATGCGTTTTTCGCCAGCATGGCGGTGGCGTTGATCGGTGGGCTCGGGGTGGCGACGCTGCTTACCCTGGTGGTACTACCAGTGGTCTACTGCGTGCTGTACCGGATTCGCGTTCAGCAGTAG
- a CDS encoding CPXCG motif-containing cysteine-rich protein has translation MQSDAIVAYHFNCPYCDSLLEFLIDTSQGSHETYEDCHQCCAPIQLRVEVSLTTGELDYVEVGRDDEVL, from the coding sequence ATGCAGAGCGATGCCATCGTGGCGTATCACTTCAACTGTCCCTATTGCGACAGTCTCCTCGAGTTTCTGATTGATACGTCACAAGGCAGCCATGAGACGTACGAGGATTGCCATCAGTGCTGCGCACCGATTCAGCTGCGTGTCGAGGTGTCGTTGACCACCGGCGAGCTGGATTATGTCGAGGTCGGCCGTGATGACGAGGTGCTGTGA
- the pcsA gene encoding phosphatidylcholine synthase, translating to MVQSLSSQTASRASRYKAWCVHAFTASGVLLGTMALLALIDNNPVACLLWLGAAMMVDAYDGTLARKYDVKTILPHFDGSTLDMVIDYLTWAFIPALFIYFFIDLPPNLELLSVFIILLSSMFCFCNTNMKSQDNYFVGFPAAWNIAAAYFYILDFPPWLTFAAILFLAILTVTRMKFLHPFRVRTFMPLNIAVTLIWCACATLLILSSPEHAAWALWGWGITSVYFVSMCVWRTAQEWLE from the coding sequence GTGGTTCAATCGCTCTCTTCGCAAACAGCATCCCGCGCATCGAGATACAAGGCATGGTGCGTACACGCCTTCACTGCCAGCGGGGTGCTGCTCGGCACCATGGCGCTGCTCGCATTGATCGACAATAATCCGGTCGCTTGCCTTCTCTGGCTGGGTGCCGCAATGATGGTCGATGCGTACGATGGCACATTGGCGCGCAAGTACGATGTGAAGACCATACTGCCCCATTTCGATGGCTCGACGCTCGATATGGTCATCGATTATCTTACCTGGGCCTTTATCCCCGCCCTTTTTATCTACTTCTTCATTGACTTGCCGCCCAATCTCGAACTGCTGTCGGTATTCATCATTCTGCTGTCATCCATGTTCTGCTTCTGCAACACCAATATGAAAAGCCAGGATAATTACTTCGTTGGCTTTCCTGCCGCCTGGAATATCGCCGCCGCCTATTTCTATATTCTCGATTTTCCACCCTGGCTTACCTTTGCCGCTATCCTCTTTCTGGCCATCCTCACCGTCACGCGCATGAAGTTTCTTCACCCCTTTAGAGTGCGCACGTTTATGCCGCTCAATATCGCCGTTACCCTGATATGGTGTGCATGCGCCACGCTACTCATTCTCTCGAGCCCCGAGCATGCTGCCTGGGCACTATGGGGATGGGGTATTACCTCGGTTTACTTTGTGAGCATGTGCGTGTGGAGGACAGCTCAGGAGTGGCTCGAGTAA
- a CDS encoding TetR family transcriptional regulator — translation MTRRKADAERTREAILDAAEATFLAQGVARTTLAHIAQAAGVTRGAIYWHFADKNALFDALLERVRIPLDEIVDDAIHALGTTPVACLRDIARRSLEGICHDLPLQRVATIVLHRCEKLEDDHPRICMITRLSEHAKTRVEQLFEQTQAAGNLRDDLTPASARRQFHSFLIGTCFDWLQDPQQYSLAEESNSMVETLMRGLFINRP, via the coding sequence ATGACCCGTCGCAAGGCCGATGCCGAACGTACCCGCGAGGCAATTCTCGATGCGGCGGAAGCCACCTTTCTTGCCCAGGGGGTCGCCCGCACCACCCTGGCGCATATCGCGCAGGCGGCGGGGGTAACCCGGGGAGCGATCTACTGGCATTTCGCCGACAAGAACGCGTTGTTCGATGCGCTGCTGGAACGGGTGCGTATCCCGCTCGATGAAATCGTCGACGACGCCATCCACGCGCTCGGCACTACACCCGTCGCCTGTCTACGCGACATCGCCCGGCGCTCGCTGGAAGGCATATGCCACGACCTGCCGCTTCAGCGGGTGGCCACCATCGTGCTGCACCGCTGCGAAAAGCTCGAAGACGACCATCCCCGCATCTGCATGATCACAAGGCTCTCCGAGCACGCCAAAACACGCGTCGAGCAACTGTTCGAACAGACCCAGGCAGCGGGCAACTTACGTGACGACCTGACTCCCGCCAGCGCCCGCCGCCAATTTCACAGTTTCCTGATCGGTACCTGTTTCGACTGGCTGCAAGACCCCCAGCAGTATTCGTTGGCCGAGGAGAGCAATAGCATGGTGGAAACATTGATGCGCGGGTTGTTCATCAACCGGCCCTGA
- a CDS encoding uracil-DNA glycosylase family protein: MSLTPHQQKKFRTLAAEIEGIDVEVYKRFERDSLEPIIGLGKPNLRIGFFGRDPGRDEVRHGEPFIGAGGQLVRKALYEHLYGEKMPDFEASRAVGEHFFWINTVPYKPVGNKAWSMKVKRHFHGLMNEVLISRWKGRTLITLGREAFLWFGIGRSKEERARLEAFWKREDRFESSIEVTLEDDRGETQTFTLYPLPHPSPLNQTWYARFPGLLKQRLEQLDVRQNNLTL, translated from the coding sequence ATGTCGCTGACCCCGCATCAGCAGAAGAAATTCAGGACCCTGGCAGCAGAAATCGAGGGAATCGATGTCGAGGTCTACAAACGCTTCGAGCGCGATTCGCTGGAGCCGATCATCGGGCTTGGAAAGCCGAACCTGCGCATCGGTTTCTTCGGGCGCGACCCGGGGCGCGATGAGGTACGCCATGGCGAGCCCTTCATCGGCGCTGGCGGGCAGCTGGTCAGAAAGGCGCTTTACGAGCATCTTTACGGCGAGAAGATGCCGGACTTCGAGGCCTCTCGCGCCGTAGGCGAACACTTTTTCTGGATCAACACCGTGCCCTACAAGCCCGTGGGCAACAAGGCATGGTCCATGAAGGTCAAGCGTCACTTTCACGGCCTGATGAACGAGGTCCTGATATCGCGCTGGAAAGGGCGGACCCTGATCACACTGGGACGCGAGGCCTTCCTGTGGTTCGGTATCGGCCGGTCAAAAGAGGAGCGTGCGCGCCTGGAGGCTTTCTGGAAGCGTGAGGATCGCTTTGAAAGCAGTATCGAGGTGACACTGGAGGATGATCGGGGTGAGACACAGACCTTTACGCTCTATCCACTTCCTCACCCCTCTCCGCTCAATCAGACCTGGTATGCGCGTTTTCCGGGGCTGTTGAAGCAGCGCCTGGAACAACTGGACGTGCGCCAGAACAACCTCACCTTGTGA
- a CDS encoding WYL domain-containing protein, which produces MAETREPLPRYLALLELIPRAPRFIDTPTLLNRLHAQGFNSDIRALQRDLSGPLMRRFPLQCDDSHKPFRWSFPSHYQLSLPGLDLPQALAWVMAEAHLSNLLPEVVLAQLEPQFNLARKQLDGLDGNGFGQWAQRVRTVTPGLTLLPARIEASIWQAVTDALLRQQALAVRYLSRTRETESTLLLHPQGLVSRHGVSYLVALVNDYDDPRHFALHRLRHAAPSDKPWREATDFDLDTHIQEGAFAYREGPQTVRLVAEVAPSIAWLLSETPLCDAQTLYSLPGGEAYRLEAEVPDDKQTLWWLRGLGAHVHVLAPAHWREDIREHARRILARE; this is translated from the coding sequence ATGGCGGAAACACGCGAACCGCTGCCGCGCTACCTGGCGTTGCTCGAACTGATTCCCCGGGCACCACGCTTCATCGACACCCCCACGTTGCTGAACAGACTCCACGCCCAAGGATTTAATAGCGACATACGAGCGCTGCAGCGCGACCTGAGCGGCCCGCTGATGCGGCGCTTCCCGCTGCAGTGCGACGATAGCCACAAGCCGTTCCGCTGGTCGTTTCCCAGTCACTACCAGCTCTCGTTGCCCGGGCTGGACCTGCCGCAAGCGTTGGCCTGGGTCATGGCGGAGGCCCACCTGAGCAACCTGCTGCCGGAGGTGGTACTGGCGCAGCTGGAGCCCCAGTTCAACCTGGCCCGCAAGCAGCTCGACGGCCTGGATGGCAACGGCTTCGGCCAGTGGGCCCAGCGCGTTCGTACCGTGACACCCGGGCTAACGCTGCTGCCGGCGCGGATCGAGGCAAGCATCTGGCAGGCGGTGACCGACGCCCTTCTGCGCCAACAGGCGCTTGCGGTGCGCTACCTGTCGCGTACCCGGGAGACCGAGTCCACGCTCCTGCTTCATCCCCAGGGGCTGGTCAGCCGCCACGGCGTCTCCTATCTAGTGGCGCTGGTCAACGACTACGACGACCCCCGCCACTTCGCCCTGCACCGGCTGCGCCACGCCGCCCCGAGCGATAAGCCCTGGCGGGAGGCGACGGATTTCGACCTCGATACGCATATTCAGGAAGGTGCATTCGCCTACCGCGAGGGGCCGCAGACCGTGCGGCTGGTGGCCGAGGTGGCGCCCTCCATCGCCTGGTTGCTCAGCGAAACCCCACTGTGCGACGCGCAGACGCTGTACTCGCTGCCCGGCGGTGAGGCCTACCGGCTGGAAGCCGAGGTCCCCGACGACAAGCAGACCCTGTGGTGGCTGCGGGGCCTGGGCGCCCACGTTCACGTGCTTGCCCCGGCGCATTGGCGCGAGGACATACGCGAGCACGCCCGGCGAATCCTCGCCCGTGAATGA
- a CDS encoding methyl-accepting chemotaxis protein, with protein MNRMLSNLSVKLSLTVVLAIFSVLILIIAFLGYQSGKQGSESMVELEDVALEQLYPLNRSQVALADTQLFYMNSLDARNEGDRELARTYLEQALQFRSAAQEYFSRFMAAEPEALQPELAASLVTAFDAVVQQGLILQGDALQRGDEAAFRAAKREGDRLNQAFIAASQAYNDYAIEHSHQLITDYGDEMKLFGYIEIAALILTALVVLFVRIAMIGAIVKPLDEAVLYFERIAQGDLSSRIADRGRNEIGKLFYAIQHMQAGLVETVSGVRDSSGSIHIGAREIASGNADLSSRTEQQASSLQETAASMEELTATVKQNADNARQASTLANAASSTAGQGGEVVEQVITTMHGINDSSKKVVDIIGVIDSIAFQTNILALNASVEAARAGEQGRGFAVVASEVRNLASRSADAAKEIKALIEASSTQIRDGSVLVESAGETMREVVASVRRVTDIMDEISAASQEQSSGIEQVNQAVAQMDEVTQQNAALVQQASSAAESLEEQAARLEQAVSSFRLSDEEPAPAALAQPQPARRATASLPSARPAPARPVKPAHHAEEWEAF; from the coding sequence ATGAACCGTATGCTCAGCAATCTTTCGGTCAAACTCAGTCTGACTGTCGTACTCGCGATCTTTTCAGTATTGATACTTATTATCGCCTTTCTTGGCTATCAGTCGGGAAAACAGGGCAGCGAGTCGATGGTCGAGTTGGAAGACGTGGCCCTGGAACAGCTTTATCCACTCAATCGCAGCCAGGTCGCGCTGGCCGATACTCAGCTCTTCTACATGAATAGTCTGGATGCTCGAAACGAAGGGGATCGCGAATTGGCCCGTACCTACTTGGAGCAGGCCTTGCAGTTTCGCTCGGCGGCTCAGGAGTATTTCTCGCGCTTCATGGCCGCCGAGCCGGAAGCCCTGCAGCCGGAGCTGGCCGCTTCCCTGGTAACGGCCTTCGACGCGGTGGTTCAGCAGGGGTTGATCCTCCAGGGCGATGCCTTGCAGCGTGGCGATGAAGCTGCCTTCCGTGCCGCCAAGCGCGAAGGGGATCGTTTGAATCAGGCCTTTATCGCTGCAAGCCAGGCGTACAACGACTATGCCATTGAGCATAGCCATCAGTTGATAACCGATTACGGCGATGAGATGAAGCTGTTCGGTTACATCGAGATAGCCGCGCTGATTCTCACCGCGCTGGTGGTACTGTTCGTGCGTATCGCCATGATCGGCGCCATCGTCAAGCCGTTGGATGAAGCGGTGCTGTACTTCGAACGCATCGCCCAGGGCGACCTTTCGAGCCGCATCGCCGATCGCGGCCGCAATGAAATCGGCAAGCTTTTCTATGCCATTCAGCACATGCAGGCGGGCCTGGTCGAGACCGTCTCGGGGGTGCGCGACAGCAGCGGCTCCATCCATATCGGCGCCCGGGAAATCGCCAGCGGCAATGCCGATCTATCCTCGCGCACGGAGCAGCAAGCCTCCTCACTGCAGGAAACCGCCGCCAGCATGGAAGAGTTGACGGCCACGGTGAAGCAGAATGCCGATAATGCCCGCCAGGCCAGCACGCTCGCCAATGCGGCATCGAGCACGGCGGGCCAGGGCGGCGAGGTCGTGGAGCAGGTCATCACTACCATGCACGGAATCAATGACAGCTCCAAGAAGGTGGTGGATATCATCGGTGTGATCGACTCCATTGCCTTCCAGACCAATATCCTGGCGCTCAATGCCTCGGTGGAAGCCGCCCGGGCGGGTGAGCAGGGCCGCGGTTTCGCCGTCGTCGCCAGCGAAGTGCGTAACCTGGCCAGCCGCAGCGCCGATGCCGCCAAGGAGATCAAGGCACTGATCGAGGCTTCCTCGACCCAGATTCGCGACGGCTCAGTACTGGTGGAAAGCGCAGGGGAAACCATGCGTGAGGTGGTGGCGTCGGTACGTCGTGTCACCGATATCATGGACGAGATATCGGCAGCATCCCAAGAGCAGAGCTCGGGTATCGAGCAGGTCAACCAGGCCGTGGCGCAAATGGATGAGGTGACCCAGCAGAACGCTGCCCTGGTCCAGCAGGCCTCTTCGGCAGCGGAGTCGCTTGAAGAGCAGGCTGCGCGCCTTGAACAGGCGGTGTCATCGTTCCGCCTCAGCGATGAGGAGCCGGCCCCAGCAGCTCTGGCGCAGCCGCAGCCCGCTCGGCGCGCCACCGCGAGCTTGCCATCTGCCCGTCCCGCCCCGGCCCGGCCCGTCAAGCCCGCGCACCACGCCGAGGAGTGGGAAGCCTTCTAA
- a CDS encoding ABC transporter substrate-binding protein, with amino-acid sequence MKATISSSTVAAMLLLTAVGAAANDDQRIATFDLGSLDTIDALGLSTHVVGVPKASLPDYLAQYASDDYIDIGGLRSPDMDAISESDPSLILYTGRQGEWEEELADIAPLFDTTLQGDDYLAAFDANVRELAGRLAVESAAEEALESLHAEIESHREALSHAPRTLVVTHNGGNLMLNRHPVIHEVLGVAALDMPESVKSETRGTRTFTPLSPEAIGEIDPEVVLVIDRSAAIGDEPADADSLSQTFENAGTEARVVMLTPALWYLSGGGLQSLERQVDEVVTALKH; translated from the coding sequence ATGAAGGCTACGATTTCCTCCTCGACCGTCGCCGCGATGTTGCTGCTTACAGCGGTTGGTGCCGCTGCCAACGACGACCAGCGCATTGCCACCTTCGACCTGGGAAGCCTGGACACCATCGACGCCCTGGGTTTGAGCACGCATGTGGTTGGCGTGCCGAAAGCCAGTCTGCCCGACTATCTGGCGCAGTATGCCAGCGATGACTACATCGACATCGGCGGCCTGCGTTCTCCCGACATGGACGCCATCAGCGAAAGCGACCCCAGCCTGATTCTCTACACCGGCCGTCAAGGCGAGTGGGAAGAAGAACTTGCCGATATCGCCCCGCTGTTCGACACCACCCTGCAGGGCGATGACTACCTGGCGGCGTTCGATGCCAATGTACGTGAGCTGGCCGGTCGGCTGGCGGTGGAAAGCGCAGCGGAAGAGGCCCTTGAAAGCCTGCATGCCGAGATTGAAAGCCACCGCGAAGCACTGAGTCACGCCCCCCGGACGCTGGTGGTCACTCACAACGGCGGCAATTTGATGCTCAACCGACATCCCGTGATACACGAGGTGCTGGGCGTCGCGGCGCTCGATATGCCCGAAAGCGTTAAATCGGAAACCCGTGGCACCCGGACCTTCACCCCGCTTTCACCGGAAGCGATTGGCGAGATTGATCCAGAGGTCGTGCTGGTGATCGACCGCAGCGCCGCGATCGGCGATGAGCCCGCCGATGCCGACAGCCTGAGTCAAACCTTTGAGAACGCCGGGACCGAAGCGCGGGTCGTCATGCTCACACCCGCGCTCTGGTACCTCTCCGGTGGCGGCCTGCAGAGCCTGGAGCGTCAAGTCGATGAAGTGGTCACCGCGCTGAAGCACTAA
- a CDS encoding GNAT family N-acetyltransferase: MTTVRTATIDDLDVLTELLDGYRQFYQQPSDVQAARDFLRQRFGQADSRILVSVNTEGTLTGFVQLYPGVSTVGLNSRWTLNDLFVSPDNREKGAGRALMEAATQLAREHGVARLVLMTQVDNECAQRLYESLGWQRNTAFYGYLLDVN; the protein is encoded by the coding sequence ATGACCACTGTTCGTACAGCGACTATCGATGACCTCGATGTTTTAACCGAGCTATTGGATGGCTATCGCCAGTTCTACCAACAGCCAAGCGATGTGCAGGCGGCAAGGGACTTTTTGCGTCAGCGCTTTGGGCAGGCGGATTCGCGCATCCTGGTGAGTGTGAATACTGAAGGTACGCTGACCGGCTTTGTCCAGCTCTATCCCGGTGTTTCCACGGTGGGGTTGAATTCGCGCTGGACGTTGAACGATCTCTTCGTGTCGCCGGATAACCGTGAAAAGGGAGCAGGCCGAGCCTTGATGGAAGCCGCTACCCAGCTTGCCCGCGAGCATGGTGTGGCGCGTTTGGTTTTGATGACGCAGGTGGATAACGAATGCGCCCAGCGCCTCTACGAGTCACTGGGCTGGCAACGTAACACAGCGTTTTACGGCTACTTGCTGGATGTGAACTAA